In Achromobacter pestifer, the DNA window TCAAGATTGTCTCCTTATGCTTGTTTTGTGTTGCGGCCAGTGTTCAGCCGCGGCGGCGGGTGATGGTTCCCACCTGCACCTTCTTTCCATCAGGCAGCGCGCAGGCATACGCCAGCTCCAGCCATCCGGGTTCGCTGCGGGTCACTTCGAACGCCACGTCCACCGCGTCTCCCGGCCGCGTGAACGCCACGAACTTCGCCTCGATCTCGCAGCCATCGAACCGTGCGTCGCCGAGCAAGTCGGCCACCATGTCCAGCACCGGCGCCATGACCAGCGCCCCCTGCACGATGACGCCGCCGAAGACGCTGTTGCGCGCGTACTCCGGATCGGTGTGCGTGCGGCCGGTGGTGCCGTGCAAGGCGCCGAAGCGGTTGATGTCTTCCTGCCCCACGCCGCGCGCGGCGCAACGGAACGTGTCGCCTACCTTGAATTCCATGCGGGCCTCCTCAGTTGGGCCAAACCAGGCTGCGTTCCGCCACCAGGGCGACGCGCGCGTTTTCCAGCTTGCGGACGGTGATCTCCAGCACCACGAAGCGTTTATCGTTCTTCAGGTACTTGTCCTTCACCAGCACGCTGGCCTCCAGTTCTTCGCCCGGATACACGGGCGCCAGCAGGCGGACTTTCTCGCGGGCGTGCAGCACGCCCGTCGGCCAGGCAAAGGCCGCATGCTGCGGCTGGAAACTGCCGACCAGGACCGGATGCACGCTGCGCACGGGCGCGCCGCCGCCCTGCCGCGATACGGCACGGCCGCTGCCGTCGAGGACTGGGGAATGTTCGAAGGTGCCGATGAACGCGTCGCTGTCCGCGGCGCAGATGCTGTAGCGGCTGGGGGGAAAGAGACGGCCTATTTCAAAGTCGTCGTAGAACAGCTCGTTGCTTGCCATGTCATCACCTGGGTTGAAGGGGATGGGGGCATCGTAAGCAGTTCTTCCCTTGCGCTGGGATAGTTAACTTATCTTCAAAAGATAGTTTTTGTGCACGCCTTGCGCGCACACGCCAGGCGCCTGCGCACCGCCGCAACGGCGCGCGCAGAAAGCGGAAAATTTCGCTAGGCCGGACGCGGCAAGCGGCGATAGAGCGTGCTGCGGTGCACGCCCAGCGCCCGCGCCGCGCGGCTGACATTGCCGCCATGGGCGGCCAGGGCGTTGTGGATCGCGGCGTCCGTCATGGCCTGCAGATTTGCGGGATCCGCGTCGCCGCCCGTGGATTGCGGCGCTGCCGCCGCGCCGCGAATGTCGGCAGGCAGCATGTCGGCGTCGACCACGCCCGCCGGCCCCGCCAGCACGTGCAGCGTACGCAGCACGGCCACCAGTTGCCGATAGTTTCCTGGCCACGCGTACGCAACCAGGATGGCTTCGATATCGGGCGGCAGGACCGGTCCCGCGCCTTGCGCCGCCCACAGGCCGCGCAGCAATTCCAGGCGGTCGGCGCGCGCGCGCAGCGGCTCCAGCGTGACGGTGTATTCGGCGATGCGGAAATACAGGTCCGGGCGCACCGGCGCATCGGGCCCTTCGTGCGCCAAAGGCCGGTGCGTCGCGCACACCAGCGCGAAGTCCACGGACACCGGCCGCGCCGCGCCCAGCGGCGAAACTTCGCGCGTCTGCAACACGCGCAAGAGGCGCGATTGCAGCATCAGCGGCATATCGCCGATCTCGTCCAGGAACAGCACGCCGCCATGCGCCTGGCGCAGCAGTCCCTTGCTGCCCTGGCGCCGCGCACCGGTGAAGGCGCCGTCTTCGTAGCCGAACAGTTCGGATTCGATCAGGCTTTCAGGCAAGGCCGCGCAGTTCACCGCCACGAAAGGCCCCAACGCGCGCTGGCTGCGCGCATGCAGCTGGCGCGCGAACACTTCCTTGCCTACGCCGGTTTCGCCCTGCAGCAGGATGGACACGCCCGCATCCGACAGGTGCACGGCGCGCGCCAGCGCGCCCAGGGTCGCGGCATCGAAATTCGGCGCGGCGGGACGCGGGCCTGCAGCGGGCGGCAGCGCTGGCCGCGCGGGCGCCTGCGGCGCGCGCGAACGCGGCCAGCGCAAGCGCGCGTGGTACACGGCGCCCGAGCGCGCCTGCACCCTGCCGGCCGCGTCGGGGCAGCGTTCCATATCGCCATCGAATACGTCGGCGTAGCGGTACACGCCCAGGGCGGTGGGCGCCAGGCCCAACGCCTGCAAGGCGCGGCGGTTGGCGCCGATCAGCAGGTCGCCCTGGAAGGCGAGCAGGCCCTCGCCGGGCGCGCCCAGCCCGGCATGGTCCACGTGCAGCCGCAGCACGGCGTGCTGCTCGTAGGCCTGTTCAAACAAACGGTGCTCGATCAGGTCCACGGCGGCGCGCACCAGCTCCAGCACATCGGGCCGCAGGTCGCGCGCGGGGCTGGACAGGTCCAGCACGCCCAGCGTGCGGCCCTCGCTGTCGGTAATGGGGACGGCAGCGCAGGTCAGGATACGGTTGGGTTCGAAATAGTGTTCCGCGCCATGCACGGCAATGGGCCGGCCTTCCACCAGCGCCGTGCCGATGGCGTTGGTGCCTGCCGCCGCTTCGTCCCAGGGCGCGCCGGGCATCAGCGCCACGCGCGAGGCGCGCTGGGCGAAGCCGGTGTCGCCGTCGGAGTCCAGCACCAGGCCTTGCGCGTCGGACAGGATGACCAAGCCGCCGCTGCCGCCGGCCTGGCGGCGCAGCAGGGACATGGCGGGTTCAGACAGCCGGCGCAGCGCCTCGTTGCGCTGCTGGGCCTCGCGCAGCTCGCCCTGGGTCATGAGTTCGGCGCGGCGCACGCCGCGCATGTCGAAGCCCAGGTCGGCGCAGCGCCGCCACGACCGCAGGATGGGCTCGGCGACCATGCCGCCGGGCACCGCGCCTTGCTGGTTGAACAGCAGGCGCGCTTGCGTCAGCGCGTGCTGACGGGACTGAGTGGCCATGCATGTCTCCTGGGACAGGCATTCTGCGACACCTGTTCCGCGACGATGTCGCAAAAAGCGACAGGGAAAGTGCCCCCACGCCGCACCCGCTGCGCGGGCTTGCTGCCCCCCAAGGGGGCTGGCCCGCCTTGGGGCGGCCCGGCGGCGGGCCGGTCTTCGAGGGGCGCTACTGCACATCACCCGCTTTGAAAATCTACTTTCGCACGCGTGGCCCGGGCTGTCCAGCGGGGAAGCCCCGACTGGCACGCTCCTTGCTTGATACAGGACAGGCAGCCCACTGCCGCTATCCCACAATACCGGAGACAAGCATGGACATCGCGACCCGCATCACCCCCGACACCTACGGCACGCGCCTGGACCTGAAGACGCAGTACGACAATTTCATCGACGGCAAATGGCAGAAGCCCGCCGACGGCGAATACTTCGACAACGTCACGCCGGTCACGGGCCAGGTGCTGACCCGCAATGCCCGCTCGAAGGAGCGCGACATCGAACTGGCGCTGGACGCCGCGCATCGCGCCGCACCCAAGTGGGGGGCCACGCCGGCCGCCCAGCGCGCCCACATGCTGATGCAGATCGCCGATGTCATGGAGGCGAACCTGGAGCGCCTGGCCACGGCCGAGACCTGGGACAATGGCAAGCCCATCCGCGAAGCGCGCGCCGCCGACATCCCGCTGGCGATCGACCACTTCCGCTACTTCGCCTCTTGCATCCGCAGCCAGGAAGGCGGGCTGTCCGAGATCGACAGCGACACGGTGGCCTACCACTTCAACGAACCGCTGGGCGTGGTCGGCCAGATCATCCCGTGGAACTTCCCCATCCTGATGGCGGCGTGGAAACTTGCGCCGGCGCTGGCCGCGGGCAACTGCGTGGTGCTCAAGCCGGCCGAACAGACGCCGCTGGGCATCCTGCTGCTGATGGAACTGATCGGCGACATCCTGCCCCCGGGCGTCTTGAATGTGGTGACGGGTTTCGGCCTGGAAGCCGGCAAGCCGCTGGCCTCCAACAAGCGCATCGCCAAGATCGCCTTCACCGGCGAAACCACCACCGGCCGGCTCATCATGCAGTACGCCTCGCAGAACATCATTCCCGTCACGCTGGAGCTGGGCGGCAAGTCGCCCAACATCTTCTTCGCCGATGTGGCCGCGCAGGACGACGATTTCCTCGACAAGGCGGTCGAAGGCTTCGTCATGTTCGCGCTGAACCAGGGCGAAGTCTGCACCTGCCCCAGCCGCGCGCTGATCCAGGAATCGCTGTACGACAAGTTCATGGAGCGCGCCTTGAAGCGCGTGGCCGAGATCAAGCAAGGCAATCCGCTGGACGCGGACACCATGCTGGGCGCGCAGGCCTCCACCGAACAGCTGGAGAAGATCCTGTCGTATCTGGACATCGGCAAGCAGGAAGGCGCCGACGTGCTGGCCGGCGGCTCGCGCGCGCAGATGCAGGGCGCGCTGGAAGGCGGCTATTACGTGCAGCCCACGGTGTTCAAGGGCCACAACAAGATGCGCGTGTTCCAGGAGGAGATCTTCGGGCCGGTGGTGGCCGTGACGACCTTCAAGGACGCCGACGACGCGCTGGCCCTGGCCAACGACACGCTCTACGGCCTGGGCGCGGGCGTGTGGTCGCGCGACGCCAACACCTGCTATCGCATGGGGCGCGCCATCAAGGCGGGCCGCGTGTGGACCAACTGCTATCACGCCTATCCGGCGCATGCGGCGTTTGGCGGCTACAAGCAGTCCGGCATCGGGCGCGAGAACCACAAGATGATGCTCAACCACTATCAGCAGACCAAGAACCTGCTGGTGAGCTACTCGCCGAAGAAGCTGGGTTTCTTCTGACCTGCTTGTGTTCCGGCGCCGGGCCGCGAGGCCCGGCGCGCCTCAAAGGAGCCTGACATGGCAGAGCAAACGCCGCGCGTGGTCGCCACCGACGAGGCGCGCAGCCTGATCGAGACATTGCGGGCCAAGCATGGCCCGCTGATGTTCCACCAGTCCGGCGGCTGCTGCGACGGCAGTTCGCCCATGTGCTACGCCCAGGGCGAATTCATGGTGGGGGGTTCGGACGTGCTGCTGGGCGAACTGGAAGGCTGCCCGTTCTACATGGGCGAGGACCAGTTCGCCTATTGGGAGCACACCCAGCTCATCATCGACGCCGTGCCCGGCCGGGGCGGCGCCTTCTCGCTGGACAGCGCGGAAGGCAAGCGCTTCCTGCTGCGTTCACGGCTGTATTCGGACGAGGAGTGGGCGCGGGTGGCGCCCGTCAGCAAGGGCTGACCTGACCCTGCCGGCGTTTCGCGCGGGGCCCTAGCGGCCCCGCGGGCCGCCTTGCGGACTGCCCTTGTCCGGCGTGCCGGCCTCGGCCGCCTGTTTCCACTGGAACGACACGCGCCGGATGCGCGCGGCCCGGAATTGCGTGAACGAACGGCCGCCCGGCATGGGCGCGCCGCGATAGGCACTGCTGGCGTTTTTCATTGCTGAAGTCGCGTTGACGAAAAAACTTGCTTGGGCAGCGTTCAGGGACGCGCGGCCGATGAGTTCCAGGCGCTGGCGGGCGCCACGCGGCGGGTCCATTCCAGCGCATCTTCGAGACGGTCGTTGCCCCAGAACATCTCGCCGTCGACAAAGAAAGTGGGCGCGCCGAACAGGCCCAGGTTGCGCGCCTGGTCGACCTGGCGGCGCAGCGCCTCCTTGGCGGCTTCGGACTTACCGCGGGCGATCAGGGCAGCGGCATCCAGCCCCAGGTCCGTCAGCAGCCCGTGCACCACGTCTTCGGACTGGATATCCAGGTCGTGCTGGAAATTGGCGCGGAACACCGCCACGCAGAAATCGCGGCCCCAGGGTTCGTCCTGACCCAGCAGCGCAATGCGCGCGGGCAGCACGCTCATGCGCGGAAACAAGCGGGGACGGTTGTAGACCAGGCCGTACTTTTCGGCCAGGCGGGCAATGTCGCGCATCATGTAGGCGCCCTTGCCCGGAAACAGCCGGAACGGCGTGTCGTTCCAGCCCTGGGCCTGGAAGATCGGACCCAGCAGGAAGGGACGCAGGTCGACCCGGACCCCGGCCTCTTGCGCCAGGGCGTCGATGCGTTCGATCGCCAGATAGCTGTATGGGCTGGCGAAATCGAACCACATCTCGATGCGGGGCGTGTCGGGCAGGGGCGCAGTCATCACAAGGGCTCCGGGGGCTACGAAATTAGCGCGACCTGCGCATCCGGCAGGCCGCTGAGAACGACATCGCGATCGCTGCCGACGGTGATGGAATCACCGGCTTGAAGCACGCTGTCATCGAAGCGCCGGTACTCGGACAGCCACAAGGTGCCGGCGTGACACACGATGCGGACGCCCGAGGCGTGCTTGAGCAGCATAGTCGAGCCGCCGGCCAAGCGGAATGACATTCCCGCAGTGCAACATACCTGGATCATGGCGTACCCCTGGGCCGCGGCGGCGGCGATCGCGGCGGATTGCGGGGCTGCGCCCCTTCACCCGTCGTCTGAGTGCTATTGGACGCCCTGGAGGTACTATTGCTCAAGCGACATTTCCGTCCGATACGCATGAGTTTCACGAATGCCATATCCGCTGGCCAAACTCCCGCCGCTTGATCTGGTCCGAGGTTTCGTGGCCGTGGGCCGCCGCATGAGCATCACGCTGGCCGCGCAGGATCTGCATGTGACCCAGTCGGCCGTGAGCCGCCAGATCCGGGCGCTGGAGACCCACCTGGGCGTGCCCCTGCTGGTGCGCGGATTCCGCAGCGTGTCATTCACCTCCGAAGGCGCGCAACTGTTCCGCATGGCCGACGTGTGGCTGAGCCAGCTGGGCGACCTGACCGAGCAGCTGCGCGCGCCCGAGCGCCGTACCCCCGTCACCGTGACCACGACCATAGGCGTGGCCTCGCTGTGGCTGCTGCCGCGGCTGGGAGACTTCCAGGCGGCGCATCCGCATATCGACGTGCGCGTGGCGGCCGACAACCGGTTGATCGACATCGACCGCGAAAGCGTGGACATCGCCATCCGCTACAGCCTGCGCGACGGCGTGCCGGACAATGCGGCCTGGCTGTTCGGCGAGGCGGTAGTGCCGGTGGCCCACCCCTCGCTCAAGACCCGCATGCTGGATGCCGAGGAGCTGCAGCGCCACGTGCTGCTGGAATTCGACGACCCGACGCGCCCCTGGCTGCAATGGTCGGAATGGCTGAACGCGCGCGGTCTGGGCCGCATGCCCACCCGGGGCATGCTGCGCTTCAATCAGTACGACCAGATCGTGCACGCCGCGCTGGCAGGCCACGGCATCGCGCTGGGACGGCTGGCGCTGATCGCGCCCATGCTTGCGGACAAGCGCCTGGAGGCCGTCGGCGGCCAGGCCGCCAGCGCCACCGAGCACGCCTACTGGCTGGTGCGCAATACACGCCGCGCCACGCCGGACGCGGAAGTCGTCACGCGCTGGCTGATGGAACAGGCCGAGGCCACGGCGCGTGAACTGACCGCATAGGCAACTTCAGCTCCGCGCTACAAAATCCATACAGATCTTCATAACTTGGGACGGCTGTTCCAGTAGATTGCGGCGCTGGTCCGTAATCCCGCTCCCAAGATGTTGACAAGGCTTTTCCGTCCGACGCCGGGATGGCAAGACTGGTTCGCCAATTTTCAGCGTTCCTTCCTGATCCTGCTGGCCCCGTGGCTGATCAGCGTGCTGGCGCAAAGCGCCGGGCGCGGCTACCTGCTGCTGCGCTATGCCGCGCCCGGCACATATGACGCGCTGCCCCAGGACGTGCGGCGCAGCCTGGCAACCGGGCTGCTGTTCGACATCAAGGTCGCCAGCATCGCCTATTCGGCGCTGCTCTTGCTGTCCATGGCCGCCGCTGCCCAGCCCGGCCTGCAACAACGCTGGCACCGCTATCTGCCGGGGCTGGGCGCGGCCATGGCGACGCTGTTCGCCGCCATCACCATCGTCAGCGTCTTCTACTTCGCCACGTTCTCGCGGTCGATCGACATCTTCGTGTTCGGCCTGGTCGACGACGATACCCACGCCATCCTGATGACTCTCTGGCATGGCTACCCGCTGGGGCAGGCCGGCCTGCTGCTGGCTGCGGTGCTGGCAGGCACCTGGTGGCTCGGCCGCCGCTGGCGCAGCCGGGTGCAGCGCCTGCCGCTCAAGCGCCGCGCATTCGTGCCCAGCCTGTTCCTGTTCGCGCTGATCATCGGCATCACCGTGCTGGCCTGCAGGGGCTCATTGGGCAGGTTCCCGCTCAACAAGGACGACACCAGCATCTCGTCGCTGCGCCTGCTCAACGACATCGCGCCCAATGGCGTCTCGGCCTTTTCCTGGGCGCTGTCGGACCGCGGCAACGACAAGCGTTTCGAACCCGTCACCGCGCGCGAGGGACGCCTGCTCTACGAGCGCTTCCTGGGCTGGCCGGACGACGGCCTGCGGCCCTTCATGGCCGCCACCGGATCCAACCCGACGGCAGCCGCGCAGCCGCCGCACGTGGTGTTGCAGGTCATGGAGAGCATGGGCGCGCATCTGAACGCTTATGACCGTCCCGGCCGCGATCTGCTCGGCGCGCTGCGCCCGCACTGGCGCGAGGACTGGGTATTCGAGCGCTTCGTGGCCGAAGGCAACGGCACCATCGAATCATTGAGCCTGCTGCTGGTGCGCAGCCCGATTGCGGCGGTCGGCCAATCCTCGGCGGCGGACACGCCTTTCGCCAGCAATGCCTTCACGCCCTTTCTGCAACGCGGCTACCGGGTCCTCTTCGTCACGTCCGGCGCCGCTACCTGGCGCAACCTCGGCGTCTTCGCCACCCAGCTGGGCGCGCACGAATTCGTGGACCAGCAAACCCTCAGGGCGCGCTATCCCCAAGCCCGGACGGGAACCTGGGGCGTGCCCGACGAGTACATGTTCCGCTACATCGAGGAGCGGCTGGCGCAAGGCAGCCGGGACGGCCAGCCGCTATTCATCGTGGCCTTGTCGACCACCCACCATCCCCCGTTCATCGTGCCCGAGGGCGGCCAGCGCGGCGGCCTGCCCCTGGACGATGTGGCTGGCCTGCCCTACTTCAAGGCCTGGGATGCACTGGCGGCGGCGTTCGACACCCTGCGCTACGCCAACGACCAGTTGGGCGGCTTCCTCACGCGCCTGAAGGCCTCGGACAGCGGGTCGCGGACCATCGTCGCCGTAACCGGCGACCACAACATCCTGGGCATCGACTATCAGGATCCGAAGGACGCGGCGCTGGCGCGCGCGGTACCGTTCTACCTGTATGTGCCGCCGGCGTACCGGGCGCAGGCGCGCTACGATCCGGCGCGCGTGGGCAGCCACAAGGACATCCTGCCCACGCTGTACCACCTGAGCCTGCCGAATACACCCTACTTCCGCAGCGGCTGCGACCTGCTGGCCACGCGGCCCGATCCGGCCTGGTGCTTCGGTTTCAACAACAGGCACGTGCTGTTGACCGATGAAGGGGTATTCCGGCCGGACAAGCCCGGCCGCATCCTGCCCTGGGCAGGTCCGTCGGGGCTGGCGCTGGGAGAAGAACAGGACGCCAGCGCCGAGCAATGGGAAGAACAGGTGCGGCTGAACGCCTACGCGCCGCTGCTGCACTGGCAAATCAATTACCAGGTGCAGGAGCTGGGCCGCGCAGGCCAGAAGCGCTAGCGCGGCTCGCGCGTTTCAGGCTACGCGCACTTCGGGCTCGCCCGCGCGCATGTCGCCAATGACGGCCGCCTGCTCGAAGCCGTGCTGGCGGAACAGGTCCAGCACCGCCTGCGCGGCGTCCGGCGAGCAGGCCACCAGCAGCCCGCCCGCGGTCTGCGGATCGGTCAGCAAGGCCCGCTCGGTGTCAGTCACGCCCTCGCCCAGGCGCACGGAAGCGCCATAGGACGCCCAGTTGCGGCCGGACGCGCCGGTGATGACGCCGTCCGCCGCGAAGGCTTGCACGCCGGGCAGCCAGGGCAGCGCATCGCGACGCACATGCGCCGTCAGTTGCGCGCCGCGCGCCATTTCCAGCGTATGACCCAACAGGCCGAAGCCGGTCACGTCAGTGATGGCGTGCACGCCATCCATCGCGCCCAGCGCCGGGCCCGGCCGGTTCAGGCGCGTGGTCTCGGTGATCATGGCGCGGTAGCCCGCGTCGTCAAGCCGGTTCTTCTTCAGCGCGGCCGACAGGATGCCCACGCCCAGCGCCTTGCCCAGGATCAGCACGTCTCCGGCACGCGCATCGGCATTGCGCTTGATGCGCGCGGGATGCACCAGGCCCATCGCCGCCAGGCCGTAGATGGGTTCGACGGAGTCGATGCTATGGCCGCCCGCCACCGGAATGCCAGCGTCCTTGCAGACGGCTTCGCCGCCGCGCAGGATGTCGGCGATGACGCTGTGCGGCAGCACGTTGATGGGCATGCCCACGATGGCCAGCGCCATGATGGGCGTGCCGCCCATCGCATACACGTCCGACAGCGCGTTGGTCGCAGCGATGCGGCCGAAATCGTAGGGGTCGTCCACGATGGGCATGAAAAAGTCGGTGGTGGCGATGAGCGCCTGTTCATCGTTCAGCCGGTAGACCGCCGCGTCGTCGGCCGTCTCGGTGCCCACCAGCAGATCGGGGTAGCTGACCGCCGGGCCGAAGCGCTTGAGCAGCTCGGACAATACGCCCGGCGCGATCTTGCAGCCACAGCCGCCGCCGTGCGAAAGCGAAGTCAATCGCGGCACCGCCGCGCTGGCAACATCCTGGGTGGTCATCTGAATCTCCGTTGGTCAGAGGAAAAGGATAGCACCGCCC includes these proteins:
- the selD gene encoding selenide, water dikinase SelD is translated as MTTQDVASAAVPRLTSLSHGGGCGCKIAPGVLSELLKRFGPAVSYPDLLVGTETADDAAVYRLNDEQALIATTDFFMPIVDDPYDFGRIAATNALSDVYAMGGTPIMALAIVGMPINVLPHSVIADILRGGEAVCKDAGIPVAGGHSIDSVEPIYGLAAMGLVHPARIKRNADARAGDVLILGKALGVGILSAALKKNRLDDAGYRAMITETTRLNRPGPALGAMDGVHAITDVTGFGLLGHTLEMARGAQLTAHVRRDALPWLPGVQAFAADGVITGASGRNWASYGASVRLGEGVTDTERALLTDPQTAGGLLVACSPDAAQAVLDLFRQHGFEQAAVIGDMRAGEPEVRVA
- a CDS encoding DUF779 domain-containing protein: MAEQTPRVVATDEARSLIETLRAKHGPLMFHQSGGCCDGSSPMCYAQGEFMVGGSDVLLGELEGCPFYMGEDQFAYWEHTQLIIDAVPGRGGAFSLDSAEGKRFLLRSRLYSDEEWARVAPVSKG
- the adh gene encoding aldehyde dehydrogenase, whose product is MDIATRITPDTYGTRLDLKTQYDNFIDGKWQKPADGEYFDNVTPVTGQVLTRNARSKERDIELALDAAHRAAPKWGATPAAQRAHMLMQIADVMEANLERLATAETWDNGKPIREARAADIPLAIDHFRYFASCIRSQEGGLSEIDSDTVAYHFNEPLGVVGQIIPWNFPILMAAWKLAPALAAGNCVVLKPAEQTPLGILLLMELIGDILPPGVLNVVTGFGLEAGKPLASNKRIAKIAFTGETTTGRLIMQYASQNIIPVTLELGGKSPNIFFADVAAQDDDFLDKAVEGFVMFALNQGEVCTCPSRALIQESLYDKFMERALKRVAEIKQGNPLDADTMLGAQASTEQLEKILSYLDIGKQEGADVLAGGSRAQMQGALEGGYYVQPTVFKGHNKMRVFQEEIFGPVVAVTTFKDADDALALANDTLYGLGAGVWSRDANTCYRMGRAIKAGRVWTNCYHAYPAHAAFGGYKQSGIGRENHKMMLNHYQQTKNLLVSYSPKKLGFF
- a CDS encoding 2-hydroxychromene-2-carboxylate isomerase, with amino-acid sequence MTAPLPDTPRIEMWFDFASPYSYLAIERIDALAQEAGVRVDLRPFLLGPIFQAQGWNDTPFRLFPGKGAYMMRDIARLAEKYGLVYNRPRLFPRMSVLPARIALLGQDEPWGRDFCVAVFRANFQHDLDIQSEDVVHGLLTDLGLDAAALIARGKSEAAKEALRRQVDQARNLGLFGAPTFFVDGEMFWGNDRLEDALEWTRRVAPASAWNSSAARP
- a CDS encoding LysR substrate-binding domain-containing protein gives rise to the protein MPYPLAKLPPLDLVRGFVAVGRRMSITLAAQDLHVTQSAVSRQIRALETHLGVPLLVRGFRSVSFTSEGAQLFRMADVWLSQLGDLTEQLRAPERRTPVTVTTTIGVASLWLLPRLGDFQAAHPHIDVRVAADNRLIDIDRESVDIAIRYSLRDGVPDNAAWLFGEAVVPVAHPSLKTRMLDAEELQRHVLLEFDDPTRPWLQWSEWLNARGLGRMPTRGMLRFNQYDQIVHAALAGHGIALGRLALIAPMLADKRLEAVGGQAASATEHAYWLVRNTRRATPDAEVVTRWLMEQAEATARELTA
- a CDS encoding sigma-54-dependent Fis family transcriptional regulator yields the protein MATQSRQHALTQARLLFNQQGAVPGGMVAEPILRSWRRCADLGFDMRGVRRAELMTQGELREAQQRNEALRRLSEPAMSLLRRQAGGSGGLVILSDAQGLVLDSDGDTGFAQRASRVALMPGAPWDEAAAGTNAIGTALVEGRPIAVHGAEHYFEPNRILTCAAVPITDSEGRTLGVLDLSSPARDLRPDVLELVRAAVDLIEHRLFEQAYEQHAVLRLHVDHAGLGAPGEGLLAFQGDLLIGANRRALQALGLAPTALGVYRYADVFDGDMERCPDAAGRVQARSGAVYHARLRWPRSRAPQAPARPALPPAAGPRPAAPNFDAATLGALARAVHLSDAGVSILLQGETGVGKEVFARQLHARSQRALGPFVAVNCAALPESLIESELFGYEDGAFTGARRQGSKGLLRQAHGGVLFLDEIGDMPLMLQSRLLRVLQTREVSPLGAARPVSVDFALVCATHRPLAHEGPDAPVRPDLYFRIAEYTVTLEPLRARADRLELLRGLWAAQGAGPVLPPDIEAILVAYAWPGNYRQLVAVLRTLHVLAGPAGVVDADMLPADIRGAAAAPQSTGGDADPANLQAMTDAAIHNALAAHGGNVSRAARALGVHRSTLYRRLPRPA
- a CDS encoding MaoC family dehydratase codes for the protein MEFKVGDTFRCAARGVGQEDINRFGALHGTTGRTHTDPEYARNSVFGGVIVQGALVMAPVLDMVADLLGDARFDGCEIEAKFVAFTRPGDAVDVAFEVTRSEPGWLELAYACALPDGKKVQVGTITRRRG
- a CDS encoding DUF2917 domain-containing protein; its protein translation is MSFRLAGGSTMLLKHASGVRIVCHAGTLWLSEYRRFDDSVLQAGDSITVGSDRDVVLSGLPDAQVALIS
- a CDS encoding MaoC family dehydratase, whose translation is MASNELFYDDFEIGRLFPPSRYSICAADSDAFIGTFEHSPVLDGSGRAVSRQGGGAPVRSVHPVLVGSFQPQHAAFAWPTGVLHAREKVRLLAPVYPGEELEASVLVKDKYLKNDKRFVVLEITVRKLENARVALVAERSLVWPN
- a CDS encoding LTA synthase family protein, whose protein sequence is MLTRLFRPTPGWQDWFANFQRSFLILLAPWLISVLAQSAGRGYLLLRYAAPGTYDALPQDVRRSLATGLLFDIKVASIAYSALLLLSMAAAAQPGLQQRWHRYLPGLGAAMATLFAAITIVSVFYFATFSRSIDIFVFGLVDDDTHAILMTLWHGYPLGQAGLLLAAVLAGTWWLGRRWRSRVQRLPLKRRAFVPSLFLFALIIGITVLACRGSLGRFPLNKDDTSISSLRLLNDIAPNGVSAFSWALSDRGNDKRFEPVTAREGRLLYERFLGWPDDGLRPFMAATGSNPTAAAQPPHVVLQVMESMGAHLNAYDRPGRDLLGALRPHWREDWVFERFVAEGNGTIESLSLLLVRSPIAAVGQSSAADTPFASNAFTPFLQRGYRVLFVTSGAATWRNLGVFATQLGAHEFVDQQTLRARYPQARTGTWGVPDEYMFRYIEERLAQGSRDGQPLFIVALSTTHHPPFIVPEGGQRGGLPLDDVAGLPYFKAWDALAAAFDTLRYANDQLGGFLTRLKASDSGSRTIVAVTGDHNILGIDYQDPKDAALARAVPFYLYVPPAYRAQARYDPARVGSHKDILPTLYHLSLPNTPYFRSGCDLLATRPDPAWCFGFNNRHVLLTDEGVFRPDKPGRILPWAGPSGLALGEEQDASAEQWEEQVRLNAYAPLLHWQINYQVQELGRAGQKR